GGATGAAAACACATTTTCTGTTGTGACGATCAACGATCCAGTGAAGGCTTTAATGCAAATTTTGCGGAGTAAGCCCGATCTGATTTTGCTAGATGTTGAGATGCCAAGTTTAGATGGTTATGAGCTATGTTCCTTATTACGAAAACATTCAGCATTTAAGCATATACCTATCATTATGGTGACTGGTAGAACAGGATTTATCGACAGAGCAAAAGCGAAAATGGTCAGATCGTCAGGATATTTGACTAAGCCTTTTACACAATCAGAATTGCTAAAAATGGTTTTTAAATATCTTGGTTAATTTTAGTAGCAACCAATAACTATAACCAAATTTAATCGCCTTAAGTTATTTTTTAGGAGATTTATATAGTGAGTCTGACTTTACTTGGCACAATTCTGATTGTAGAAGATTCTCCCAGTGAATTGGAACTAATGAGTCATTATCTCAAAGAGAGTGGTTACAACGTAATTAAAGCAAGTGGTGCAAAAGAAGGTTTAGAAAAAGCTGTGTTAGAAAAACCAGATGCGATCGTTACTGATGTAGTAATGCCAGAAATGAGCGGATTTGAATTGTGTCGTTCTCTGAGGAGAAATCCGATTACTGCAAAAGTGCCGATTGTGATTTGTAGTTCCAAAAATCAAGAGATTGACCGTTTATGGGCGATGAGACAAGGTGCAGATGCCTACATAACTAAACCTTACACCCGCGAACATCTCCTACGTACTATTAAATCAGTGGTAATTTGAATCAATGACCAGTACAAACATTACACTTCCTTTAAAACCAAATCAAAATAATTTAGCAGACAGTTATCTAAAGTTTCAGCTCAATCAACAGACTGCTGCTGTTTTATCAATGAAGCATACGCAAGAAGCAATTCTTGTGCCTATTGAATCTGTAACCTCAATGCCTAATATGCCCACCTGCATATTAGGATTAATGAATTGGCGGAGTCGGATCATTTGGGTAGTTGATTTGCCAAGAATGCTCAATTTAGAATCTCTCGATTATCGACTGCGGCAATACAGTACAATCGTTATCCAAGTTGAATCATTAGTGCTAGGTTTAGTTGTGCAAGAAATAAAAGGTACAACTAAGTTCATTGCTGATGAGATTCATTCTCCTATAGGACAGGTGGCATCCAGTCTAGTTCCTTATTTATGTGGCTGCGTTGTCCAACAAGAAGAAATCTTGCTGGTATTAGATGCACAGGCAATTGGGCAGTCTTCTATTCTCCGCAGTGATTAAAATGTACTACTAAAAAGGATTTTTAGTGTTCTT
The Nostoc punctiforme PCC 73102 genome window above contains:
- a CDS encoding response regulator transcription factor; its protein translation is MSLTLLGTILIVEDSPSELELMSHYLKESGYNVIKASGAKEGLEKAVLEKPDAIVTDVVMPEMSGFELCRSLRRNPITAKVPIVICSSKNQEIDRLWAMRQGADAYITKPYTREHLLRTIKSVVI
- a CDS encoding chemotaxis protein CheW, with product MTSTNITLPLKPNQNNLADSYLKFQLNQQTAAVLSMKHTQEAILVPIESVTSMPNMPTCILGLMNWRSRIIWVVDLPRMLNLESLDYRLRQYSTIVIQVESLVLGLVVQEIKGTTKFIADEIHSPIGQVASSLVPYLCGCVVQQEEILLVLDAQAIGQSSILRSD